A single region of the Pyricularia oryzae 70-15 chromosome 4, whole genome shotgun sequence genome encodes:
- a CDS encoding C6 zinc finger domain-containing protein gives MSVSTDPSKSNTAVPSGRKGSAKVRSGCITCKARKVKCDEGKPSCLRCLKSGRSCDGYLDPSVMASRRRSIKNRLADTGGPSSPLSTLLDGAMPEEKRSFHFFQHVTAPNLAGDLDANFWKVLVLQVCQTEPAVRHAVLAVSGLHEYLAYQRGYLTLQNAGRSTTEHMNSEPQHSFALHQYNKAIACLIGQMKDTTSRPLAPLLTCVLFVCLEFMHGKDKESLIHLEQGRQLLSKLDQRADSKDPEIDIVKRHLVPLYLRLSLTAFLLGGKPVPIPQSLKSLKEVPATFESVQEIRFSLYDFIDEVLRYSNRTRMARYDPVATPETLTELKQEKEGLLQRLRKLSVAFALYQASKPSQVSEVNAAVFHMYLHIMTIWVSTALSNTEACFDDHLSSFSAIIPHAAVILNHSDDRSAELSLISRNRLMQERLGEGDLPKRQNCMFTFETYVIPVLYYVATKCRHPLIRHSALDLLKQNPNRRENLWHAKKMAAIAEHVVRVEERSAAESEPGSPIGQHPLGSDPFRPFHPPMLLMHRDNGSQTSESVVGYGDTISPTDPFVPTQLLSTGLESSSPASDDYTCQSLSLNNNNAPRQQNIIHMQNRPTLPIDPSMIPALSVEVENSFSTEPSYMSQGEAALLAGLEGSSNGRHGVNPSAATDTFCFLAPAQQPPQQHLHSVPPSRTPSVISRGSHGQTEDWPYSHERYRSQQQRTISTSSGSDSSGSSPELQALLRFDSGLGHYSGYWQSHLQHGQPAASRARPFASLEAPFDIPEHMRVHDVIINPERDDGSWLTVFRKLHGPAAEWDVATELVVA, from the exons ATGTCGGTCTCGACAGACCCATCAAAGAGTAATACCGCCGTCCCTTCAGGTAGAAAGGGGTCGGCCAAGGTTAGATCGGGATGTATAACATGCAA AGCTCGAAAAGTCAAGTGTGACGAAGGCAAGCCTTCATGTCTGCGATGTTTAAAATCTGGTCGCAGCTGTGATGGCTACCTCGACCCGAGCGTCATGGCCTCGCGCCGCAGGTCCATCAAAAACAGGCTAGCAGATACCGGTGGTCCTTCATCGCCTCTGTCGACACTTCTCGATGGCGCAATGCCCGAGGAGAAGCGTTCATTTCATTTCTTCCAACATGTCACCGCTCCAAACCTCGCAGGAGATCTCGACGCCAACTTTTGGAAGGTTCTGGTCTTGCAGGTTTGCCAGACCGAGCCAGCCGTGCGCCATGCCGTGTTGGCTGTGAGCGGCCTGCACGAGTACCTCGCATACCAGCGCGGCTACTTAACCCTGCAGAATGCAGGACGTTCCACAACAGAACATATGAATTCGGAGCCTCAACACTCATTTGCACTTCACCAGTACAACAAGGCGATCGCATGTCTCATCGGGCAAATGAAAGATACGACGTCCAGACCACTGGCACCACTACTGACCTGCGTCCTGTTCGTCTGCCTCGAGTTTATGCACGGCAAAGACAAAGAATCACTGATTCATCTGGAGCAAGGACGACAGCTGCTCAGCAAGCTTGACCAACGGGCCGACTCGAAAGATCCCGAAATCGACATTGTCAAGCGTCATCTCGTGCCCCTATACCTCCGGCTCAGCTTGACCGCATTCCTGCTAGGCGGCAAGCCTGTGCCGATACCGCAGAGTCTAAAGTCGCTGAAGGAAGTCCCCGCCACGTTTGAGTCGGTCCAGGAAATACGTTTCTCGCTATACGATTTTATAGATGAGGTGCTACGGTATTCAAATAGGACGAGGATGGCAAGATACGACCCAGTTGCGACACCAGAGACTCTTACGGAGCTCAAGCAAGAAAAGGAGGGCCTGCTCCAGCGTCTGAGGAAGCTCAGCGTGGCTTTCGCGTTGTACCAGGCCAGCAAGCCTTCACAAGTCAGCGAAGTCAATGCGGCCGTGTTCCATATGTACCTACACATCATGACAATATGGGTTTCGACGGCACTAAGCAATACCGAAGCCTGCTTTGACGATCACCTTTCATCATTTTCAGCCATAATACCCCATGCCGCCGTCATCCTCAACCACTCGGACGACCGGTCCGCCGAGCTATCTCTCATCAGCAGGAATCGACTGATGCAGGAACGACTAGGAGAAGGAGATTTACCGAAACGCCAGAATTGCATGTTCACCTTTGAGACATATGTCATCCCAGTCCTTTACTACGTCGCGACCAAGTGCCGACACCCGTTGATACGGCACTCGGcattggaccttttaaaacaGAACCCCAACAGGCGGGAAAACCTGTGGCACGCCAAGAAGATGGCGGCCATCGCAGAGCATGTCGTCCGGGTTGAGGAGAGGTCAGCAGCAGAGAGCGAGCCGGGCTCTCCCATCGGCCAACACCCTCTTGGATCCGACCCATTCAGGCCGTTCCATCCGCCCATGCTCCTGATGCATAGGGACAACGGCTCCCAGACGTCGGAGTCGGTCGTGGGCTACGGGGACACGATCTCACCAACCGACCCCTTTGTTCCCACTCAGCTGTTATCAACCGGCCTGGAATCGTCCTCTCCAGCTAGCGACGACTATACGTGCCAGAGCTTGAGCttgaacaacaacaacgcaCCAAGGCAGCAAAACATCATCCACATGCAGAACAGACCCACTTTGCCCATCGACCCGAGCATGATACCGGCCTTGAGTGTAGAAGTAGAGAACAGCTTCAGCACAGAGCCGTCATACATGTCCCAAGGGGAAGCAGCTCTCCTCGCAGGCCTTGAAGGCAGTAGCAATGGCCGCCACGGCGTCAACCCGAGCGCCGCCACCGACACGTTTTGCTTCTTAGCCCCGGCGCAACAACCACCACAGCAGCACCTCCACAGCGTGCCCCCTTCCCGCACCCCCTCAGTCATCAGCCGCGGAAGCCACGGCCAAACGGAGGACTGGCCATACAGCCACGAGCGGTACCGATCGCAGCAACAACGGACTATATCAACGTCGAGCGGCTCCGACTCGTCTGGCAGCTCGCCGGAGCTGCAGGCCCTCCTTCGTTTCGATTCAGGGCTGGGTCACTACAGCGGCTACTGGCAGAGCCATCTGCAACACGGACAGCCGGCGGCGTCGCGGGCTCGGCCGTTTGCCAGCCTTGAGGCGCCCTTCGATATACCGGAGCACATGCGCGTCCACGATGTCATCATAAACCCGGAGAGAGACGACGGGAGCTGGCTCACTGTCTTTCGGAAGCTTCATGGCCCGGCAGCAGAGTGGGATGTAGCGACGGAGCTGGTAGTGGCGTGA
- a CDS encoding DNA-directed RNA polymerase I and III polypeptide, giving the protein MAPNSRARQAEAEAADAVMDDAPTSAQVEDEAQDEFEEAEEEEEEEQRVKMLPGSTETAASFEFLKEGHTMGNALRYIIMKNPEVELCAYAIPHPSEHKMNLRIQTYEGTTAIEALEKGLKDLQELCDVVTDKFTIARDDFAGRMEMDS; this is encoded by the exons atggcACCGAACTCCAGAGCTCGTCAAGCCGAAGCTGAAGCGGCCGATGCTGTGATGGACGACGCGCCCACTTCGGCGCAGGTCGAGGACGAGGCTCAGGATGAGTTTGAGGAGgcagaggaggaagaggaagaagagcaGCGGGTCAAGATG CTTCCCGGATCGACAGAAACTGCTGCCTCGTTTGAATTTCTCAAGGAGGGACACACCATGGGTAATGCCCTGCGGTATATCATTATGAAGAA CCCTGAGGTTGAGCTTTGTGCATACGCTATTCCACATCCTTCAGAGCACAAGATGAACTTGAGGATACAGACCTATG AGGGCACAACTGCCATCGAGGCTTTGGAAAAGGGCCTCAAGGATCTGCAGGAGCTGTGTGATGTTGTGACCGACAAGTTTACAATCGCGAGGGATGACTTTGCAGGACGCATGGAGATGGACAGTTGA
- a CDS encoding cell cycle control protein cwf14, translating into MPAIRHASKRKPPPEGFSDIEDDLLIFANKMKDAQNTPTDNIPKHKAQWPIFQIAHQRSRYVYELYYEKEAISKQLYDWLLKNGYADPMLIAKWKKQGYEKLCCLRCVQTKETNFSSTCICRVPKAQLKEERDIECVNCGCHGCASSD; encoded by the exons ATGCCAGCCATTCGTCACGCGTCGAAGAGGAAACCTCCTCCAGAGGGGTTCAGCGACATCGAGGATGACCTTCTCATCTTTGCCAACAAGATGAAAGACGCGCAAAACACACCTACAGACAACATTCCCAAACATAAGGCGCAATGGCCGATATTTCAAATCGCCCACCAGAGGAGTCGATACGTCTACGAGCTTTACTACGAGAAGGAGGCCATATCGAAGCAGTTGTACGACTGGCTGCTGAAGAATGGATATGCAGATCCCATGTTGATCGCAAAATGGAAGAAGCAGGGCTACGAAAAG CTATGCTGCCTTAGATGCGTGCAGACCAAGGAGACCAACTTCAGCTCCACATGTATCTGCAGGGTACCAAAGGCGCAACTGAAGGAAGAGAGGGATATTGAGTGTGTCAACTGTGGTTGTCATGGCTGTGCATCCAGTGACTGA